One Setaria viridis chromosome 5, Setaria_viridis_v4.0, whole genome shotgun sequence genomic region harbors:
- the LOC117855907 gene encoding calreticulin-3: MGRPRRGGGGLSGRLLVLSSLLLLASGEVFFEERFEDGWESRWVESDWKRSEGKAGRFKHTAGRYSGDPDDKGIQTTMDARHFAISAKFPKFSNKNRTLVVQYSIKFEQDIECGGGYIKLMSGYVNQKKFSGDTPYSLMFGPDICGTQTKKLHLILSYQGQNYPIKKDLECETDKLTHVYTFILRPDASYSLLVDNRERESGSMYTDWDILPPRKIKDVHAKRPKDWDDREYIEDPDEVKPEGYDSIPKQIPDPKDKKPDTWDDDDDGIWKPRMISNPAYKGPWKRKRIKNPNYKGKWKTPWIDNPEFEDDPDLYVLKPLNYFGIEVWQVKAGSVFDNILICDDPDYARKVVEETVGANREAEKEAFEEAEKERKAREDRDAQKGKDEGNRRRRRRRPREWDDYHDEL; this comes from the exons ATGGgtcgtcctcgccgcggcggcggcggcctgagcggccgcctcctcgtcctctcgTCGCTGCTGCTCCTAGCGTCCGGCGAGGTCTTCTTCGAGGAGCGATTCGAAG ATGGCTGGGAGTCGCGGTGGGTGGAATCTGATTGGAAAAGGAGTGAAGGGAAGGCTGGAAGGTTCAAGCACACGGCGGGAAGATACTCTGGAGATCCTGATGACAAAG GAATACAAACAACAATGGATGCTAGGCATTTTGCTATTTCAGCCAAGTTCCCAAAATTCAGTAACAAGAACCGGACACTGGTGGTTCAGTACTCCATTAAGTTTGAGCAGGATATCGAGTGTGGTGGTGGATATATTAAGCTTATGTCTGGTTATGTCAACCAGAAAAAATTTAGTGGGGATACTCCATACAG CTTGATGTTTGGACCAGATATATGTGGTACTCAAACAAAGAAGCTCCATCTTATACTTTCTTACCAAGGGCAGAATTACCCCATCAAGAAAGATCTAGAATGTGAGACAGACAAGTTAACCCACGTGTATACTTTCATTCTTAGGCCTGACGCGTCTTATAGCCTACTGGTTGATAACCGTGAAAGAGAATCTGGGAGCATGTACACTGATTGGGACATCCTCCCTCCTCGTAAAATCAAGGATGTTCACGCCAAAAGG CCTAAGGATTGGGATGACAGAGAGTATATTGAAGATCCTGATGAGGTTAAGCCAGAG GGCTATGATTCTATCCCGAAACAGATTCCTGATCCAAAGGACAAAAAG CCTGACACatgggatgatgatgatgatggcatATGGAAGCCCAGAATGATATCAAATCCAGCATACAAGGGACCATGGAAACGCAAG AGAATTAAGAATCCTAACTACAAGGGTAAATGGAAAACCCCATGGATTGATAATCCAG AGTTTGAGGATGATCCAGATCTTTATGTGCTGAAACCTTTGAACTATTTTGGAATTGAAGTTTGGCAG GTAAAAGCTGGTTCAGTTTTCGACAACATTCTGATTTGTGATGACCCTGATTATGCAAGAAAAGTTGTTGAAGAAACTGTGGGTGCGAATAGGGAG GCTGAAAAGGAAGCTTTTGAAGAAGCTGAAAAGGAGAGGAAAGCTAGAGAAGATAGG GATGCTCAAAAAGGAAAGGATGAAGGAAACCGGCGCCGAAGGAGGAGA CGTCCCAGGGAATGGGATGACTACCAT GATGAGCTGTGA
- the LOC117855910 gene encoding RHOMBOID-like protein 13, protein MGKPLIYEILEKPASSSVIGICSLIWWFIQKRGIGYGDVGLSYEAAVDGGQYWRVITSAFSHISVVHLVFNMSALWSLGVVEQLGQIGLGVEYYLHYTLVLVVLSGLLVLGFYHMMIQRFKVEYFRRVTAVGYSCVVFGWMTILAAKQPSSKLNIFGVLSLPISFAPFESLIFTSIIVPQASFIGHLSGIIVGYSIAWGLIHGMNNYWAITMLGWIVLVFVLSLKRTGSMELSFIEIEPVTDPSLPSVGVVSTRNGRTLQMDVLPGRRVADIV, encoded by the coding sequence ATGGGGAAGCCGCTGATCTACGAGATATTGGAGAAGCCGGCGAGCAGCAGCGTCATCGGCATCTGCTCCCTGATCTGGTGGTTCATCCAGAAGCGGGGCATCGGGTACGGGGACGTCGGGCTGAGCTACGAGGCCGCCGTCGACGGCGGGCAGTACTGGCGGGTCATCACCTCCGCCTTCTCGCACATCAGCGTGGTGCACCTGGTGTTCAACATGAGCGCGCTGTGGAGCCTCGGCGTCGTCGAGCAGCTGGGCCAGATCGGGCTCGGCGTCGAGTATTACCTGCATTACACGCTCGTGCTCGTCGTGCTGTCCGGGCTGCTCGTCCTCGGCTTCTACCACATGATGATTCAGAGGTTCAAGGTGGAGTACTTCAGGAGGGTCACTGCTGTTGGGTACTCCTGCGTTGTGTTTGGATGGATGACAATTCTGGCTGCCAAGCAGCCGTCCTCCAAGCTgaacattttcggggttctgtCACTGCCTATCAGCTTTGCGCCATTCGAGTCGCTGATATTCACATCGATCATCGTACCGCAGGCTAGCTTCATTGGCCACTTGTCGGGGATCATTGTCGGGTACTCAATTGCCTGGGGTCTTATTCATGGGATGAACAACTACTGGGCGATCACCATGCTCGGCTGGATTGTGCTTGTATTTGTGTTGAGCTTGAAGCGTACAGGATCTATGGAGTTGAGTTTTATTGAGATCGAACCAGTGACAGACCCCTCACTGCCTTCTGTTGGTGTGGTTTCCACCAGAAATGGTAGAACTCTGCAGATGGATGTGCTGCCCGGAAGAAGAGTTGCAGACATTGTATGA
- the LOC117855909 gene encoding proteasome subunit beta type-7-A: MTHVISFFSPNPTPTPPPPRVQKQKKKGNRNREPSRKKKARRSPLSHRPRAQIRMTGSMDLPAKGGFSYELCRRNDFLEKKGLKIPGFLKTGTTIVGLVFQDGVVLGADTRATEGPIVADKNCEKIHFMAPNIYCCGAGTAADTEAVTDMVSSQLQLHRYATGRESRVVTALTLLKSHLFKYQGHVSAALVLGGVDCTGPHLHTVYPHGSTDTLPFATMGSGSLAAMSVFESKYKEGLTREEGIQLVTDAIRGGIFNDLGSGSNVDVCVITKGKTEYLRNHELPNPRTYVSSKGYSFTKGQTEVLSTKITQLKQKVEVAEGGDAMEE, encoded by the exons ATGACCCATGTAATCTCTTTCTTCTCCCCCAATCCAACCCCtactccacctccacctcgggtccaaaaacaaaagaaaaagggtaaCAGAAACAGAGAACcgagcaggaagaagaaggcccgccgctcgccgctctCGCATCGTCCCCGAGCTCAGATCAG GATGACGGGCTCCATGGATCTCCCAGCGAAGGGCGGGTTCAGCTACGAACTGTGCCGGAGGAACGACTTTCTGGAGAAGAAGGGGCTCAAGATCCCCGGCTTCCTGAAGACCGGGACCACCATCGTCGGCCTCGTCTTTCAG GATGGGGTTGTTCTTGGGGCAGACACAAGGGCAACTGAGGGGCCTATAGTTGCTGATAAGAATTGTGAGAAAATCCACTTTATGGCGCCAAACATATATTGCTGTGGAGCAGGAACTGCTGCTGACACAGAGGCTGTTACAG ATATGGTGAGCTCCCAGCTACAGCTTCACCGATATGCAACTGGTCGTGAATCAAGAGTCGTGACAGCTCTTACACTGCTGAAGTCGCACCTTTTCAA GTATCAAGGCCATGTCAGTGCTGCTCTTGTTCTTGGTGGAGTGGATTGTACTGGACCACACCTACACACT GTTTATCCGCATGGCTCCACAGATACTCTTCCTTTTGCCACGATGGGTTCTGGATCGCTTGCTGCAATGTCGGTGTTTGAATCGAAGTACAAAGAAGGGCTTACG AGGGAGGAGGGAATACAACTTGTGACCGATGCAATCCGTGGTGGTATCTTCAACGACTTGGGTAGTGGAAGCAACGTGGATGTCTGTGTGATAACCAAG GGGAAGACAGAATACTTGAGAAACCACGAGTTGCCGAATCCAAGAACATATGTTAGCTCGAAGGGATACAGCTTCACCAAGGGGCAGACTG AGGTACTGTCGACAAAGATAACACAGCTGAAGCAGAAGGTTGAGGTTGCTGAGGGTGGCGATGCAATGGAGGAGTGA
- the LOC117856564 gene encoding LOW QUALITY PROTEIN: cytochrome b561 and DOMON domain-containing protein At3g07570 (The sequence of the model RefSeq protein was modified relative to this genomic sequence to represent the inferred CDS: inserted 2 bases in 1 codon) → MKLQEIKQPEGGTHANRLFKTRHHLANHSRHSLGTPATAPIAFDSTRSSHHHEAREINRRPRVHPPCTRAPWPEPREQRTTPRSLPVVVALCFVSLYPPSVSSQSAADSCSNGLRLVPFNTTGLACFEAWPSQDFILRFGKAAAQGSNVWSFVLSAPDNGGYISIGFSPTGRMVGSSAVVGWVAAGGVAGSARQYYLAGTSSRSCPPDQGKLALAXAAPTVVPKGSRLHLAFQLAGQPLTDQVLSNQQIIYLVRLPVCTVRLGRVTATRGRPTPSYSTSNHFRCRTTSPCSSHGDLQGRFDRSHVRIKRIRIIYTSVFARKPQPSTCELPAAAHSKPHQVITSSQPARAQRREIRCTQEHEAEVFCSSSASISSALLVLLLSCSISSVARSQTADSCASSPGLAAVSRLIPFDTSNLTCLDAWPSQGFIVRVRRQSPHALLYIQVYKHAPGHHPPGGARVPPLPRLPVRHQALGVAVLVFGCLQVLAFLARPGKGSKVRRYWNWYHHYVGRAAVACAVANVFVGLSVVAHEAAAASAFYGVFLAVCVLASAVVEVRLWRAASA, encoded by the exons ATGAAACTGCAAGAAATAAAGCAACCAGAAG GCGGGACACACGCCAATCGCTTATTTAAAACGCGCCATCACCTCGCAAATCATTCCAGACACTCGCTGGGCACGCCGGCCACGGCGCCCATAGCTTTCGACTCCACTCGATCGTCTCACCACCACGAAGCTCGCGAAATCAATCGACGACCTCGCGTTCACCCTCCGTGCACGCGCGCGCCATGGCCAGAACCACGAGAGCAGCGAACCACGCCACGCTCTCTCCCGGTCGTCGTGGCTCTCTGCTTCGTCAGTTTGTACCCGCCCTCGGTGAGCTCGCAGAGCGCGGCGGACTCGTGCAGCAACGGCCTCAGGCTCGTCCCCTTCAACACCACCGGCCTCGCCTGCTTCGAAGCATGGCCCTCGCAAGATTTCATCCTAAGA TTcggcaaggcggcggcgcaggggagCAACGTGTGGAGCTTCGTGCTGTCGGCGCCGGACAACGGCGGGTACATCTCCATCGGCTTCTCGCCGACGGGGCGGATGGTGGGGAGCAGCGCGGTGGTCGGgtgggtggcggccggcggcgtcgcgggcTCCGCGAGGCAGTACTACCTCGCAGGGACGAGCTCCAGGTCGTGCCCGCCGGACCAGGGCAAGCTGGCGCTCGC CGCGGCGCCGACCGTCGTGCCCAAGGGgtcccgcctccacctcgcgtTCCAGCTCGCCGGGCAGCCGCTCACGGACCAGGTCTTATCAAACCAGCAAATAATATATCTCGTGCGCTTGCCAGTCTGTACCGTAAGGCTAGGGCGTGTGACTGCTACACGCGGGCGTCCTACTCCGTCTTACTCCACTAGCAACCACTTTCGGTGTCGAACGACCTCGCCGTGTAGCAGTCACGGAGATCTTCAGGG ACGTTTCGACAGGTCTCACGTTCGAATCAAACGGATCCGTATAATCTACACCTCCGTTTTCGCCAGGAAACCACAGCCATCAACCTGCGAGCTGCCCGCCGCAGCCCACAGCAAACCTCACCAAGTCATCActagcagccagccagccagagCCCAGAGGAGAGAGATCAGATGCACACAGGAACATGAAGCCGAGGTCTTTTGTTCTTCCAGCGCCAGCATTAGCAGCGCGCTACTCGTGCTGCTACTGTCCTGCTCCATCAGCTCCGTCGCGAGGTCCCAGACGGCCGACTCGTGCGCCTCCAgccccggcctcgccgccgtcagCCGCCTCATCCCCTTCGACACCTCCAACCTCACCTGCCTCGACGCTTGGCCCTCCCAAGGCTTCATCGTGCGCGTACGTCGTCAATCACCTCATGCTCTCTTGTACATACAAGTGTATAAACACGCTCCCGGGCACCACCCTCctggcggcgcgcgcgtcccGCCTCTACCTCGCCTTCCAGTTCGCCACCAGGCGCTCGGCGTCGCCGTGCTCGTCTTCGGCTGTCTGCAGGTGCTGGCGTTCCTGGCGCGTCCAGGGAAGGGGTCCAAGGTGAGGCGGTACTGGAACTGGTACCACCACTACGTCGGCCGCGCCGCGGTGGCCTGCGCCGTCGCCAACGTCTTCGTCGGACTGTCCGTCGTCGCgcacgaggccgccgcggcctccgcgtTCTACGGCGTGTTCCTCGCGGTCTGCGTCCTCGCCTCGGCTGTTGTCGAGGTCAGGCTCTGGAGAGCTGCTTCTGCTTGA
- the LOC117858640 gene encoding membrane-associated protein VIPP1, chloroplastic, translating to MEIRAPPTSLRLAPPPASASFRRTGLKTSFLNGRVSLRVVHIRQSNVSRFKCNANLFDRLSRVVKSYANAVLSTFEDPEKILDQAVLEMNDDLTKMRQATAQVLASQKRLENKYKAAEQASNDWYRRAQLALQKGDEDLAREALKRRKSYADNASSLRAQLDQQKGVVENLISNTKLLESKIAEAKQKKDTLKARAQSAKTATKVSEMLGNVNTSSALSAFEKMEEKVMAMESQAEALGQLATDDLEGKFALLETSSVDDDLAQMKRELSGSSSKGELPPGRTAVSNSGAARPFPDLEIESELNELRRRAKEY from the exons ATGGAGATTAGGGCTCCGCCGACGAGCCTGaggctcgcgccgccgccggcctccgccagCTTCCGCCGGACCGGCCTCAAGACCTCCTTTCTCAACGGCCGCG TTTCACTTAGAGTTGTGCACATACGACAATCAAACGTCAGCAGATTTAAGTGCAATGCCAACCTCTTTGATAGACTATCTAGGGTTGTCAAG TCCTATGCAAATGCTGTTTTAAGCACATTTGAAGACCCTGAGAAGATACTAGATCAGGCGGTTCTCGAGATGAATGATGATTTAACAAAGATGCGTCAAGCCACTGCTCAG GTCTTGGCATCTCAAAAGCGGCTTGAGAACAAATACAAAGCTGCTGAACAAGCTTCCAATGATTG GTATCGGAGGGCTCAACTTGCTCTTCAAAAGGGGGATGAGGATCTTGCCCGTGAAGCCCTTAAGCGGCGTAAATCATATGCT GATAATGCAAGCTCCTTAAGGGCCCAGCTTGATCAGCAGAAGGGTGTTGTTGAAAATTTGATTTCAAATACCAAG CTTCTTGAGAGCAAGATAGCAGAGGCCAAGCAGAAAAAGGATACCCTAAAGGCCCGTGCTCAATCAGCCAA GACGGCAACAAAAGTGAGTGAAATGTTGGGTAATGTAAATACAAGCAGTGCCCTTTCAGCATTTGAGAAAATGGAGGAAAAAG TTATGGCGATGGAGTCCCAAGCAGAGGCACTTGGTCAGTTAGCAACCGATGATCTAGAAGGAAAG TTTGCATTGCTGGAGACTTCATCTGTTGATGATGATCTTGCGCAAATGAAAAGAGAACTATCCGGAAGTTCATCG AAAGGGGAGCTTCCTCCGGGTAGAACAGCAGTGAGCAACTCAGGTGCGGCTCGCCCTTTCCCCGACCTAGAGATCGAGAGTGAGCTAAATGAGCTGCGGAGGAGGGCCAAAGAGTACTAG
- the LOC117854765 gene encoding protein IQ-DOMAIN 13, giving the protein MGKKGSWFTALKKAFTPSPKEKPTNVHQLVAQYPPAHGHAREKKRWGSFGRPRSHAEPASPAAGALINIPLYREPSSIEKILGDAEMDQQRQYYAATRAQYQITPARPTTTAVAASAAAPLPQPVAAARERERERGREDKPAAVVLPLPPPSPPPLIRRFDHDREQQQKLQQLQQQSRAETEWRQPQPRRHRAARQRAAPPDRARAAAVAIQAAFRGYMARRNYRSLRGLIRLQGVMRGASVRRQTAQAMRCMQTLVRVQAQVRASRVDAMERRNRQHHGAMLRDGGRWRAGSQDGGIWDDSRLTREEADARTKRKVEAVIKRERALAYAYSHQLLKATPMAAHAILADLQSGRSPWWWTPIERRHEPEGAYYRPVDPVSKPRPALSIAHREMTTPTMAMTAATTPARSVVSAYSKPRSARPSKGAGAAPPPLSHAGSMSIRDDESLTSCPAFGVGGVPNYMTPTLSASAKARARAQLLLQQQQQKAAQEKPRFSFGLGQSIGSWAKSPFWKAPSSSRVGTPAASVAGGGRHRRSISGLSVDSTVSMPAGLGRRPIK; this is encoded by the exons ATGGGCAAGAAAGGAAGCTGGTTTACCGCACTCAAGAAGGCCTTTACCCCCAGCCCCAAGGAGAAGCCAACAAAC GTGCATCAGCTGGTAGCGCAGTACCCGCCGGCGCACGGGCACGCGAGGGAGAAGAAGCGATGGGGCAGCTTCGGGCGGCCGCGGTCGCACGCGGAGCCGGCGTCGCCGGCAGCGGGCGCGCTGATCAACATCCCGCTGTACCGCGAGCCGAGCAGCATCGAAAAGATCCTCGGCGACGCGGAGATGGACCAGCAGCGCCAGTACTATGCCGCCACCAGGGCGCAGTACCAGATCACGCCGGCCAGGCCCACCACAACCGCCGTCGCCGctagcgccgccgcgccgctgccacAGCCGGTGGCAGCAGCGCGTGAGCGGGAGCGCGAGCGCGGCAGAGAGGACAAGCCGGCCGCCGTGGTGCTCCCGCTGcccccgccgtccccgccgccgctgatcAGGCGATTCGACCATGACcgggagcagcagcagaagctccagcagctgcagcagcagagcCGTGCCGAGACGGAGTGGCGCCagccgcagccgcggcggcaccgcgcggcgaggcagcgcgccgcgccgccggaccgcgcgcgcgccgcggccgtggcGATCCAGGCCGCGTTCCGGGGCTACATG GCGCGGCGGAACTACCGGTCGCTGCGCGGGCTAATCCGGCTGCAGGGCGTGATGCGGGGCGCCAGCGTGCGGCGGCAGACGGCGCAGGCGATGCGGTGCATGCAGACGCTGGTGCGCGTGCAGGCGCAGGTGCGCGCCAGCCGCGTCGACGCCATGGAGCGGCGCAACCGGCAGCACCACGGCGCCATGCTCCGGGACGGCGGCAGGTGGCGTGCCGGCTCGCAGGACGGCGGCATCTGGGACGACAGCCGGCTGacgcgggaggaggcggacgcgCGGACGAAGCGGAAGGTGGAGGCCGTGATCAAGCGCGAGAGGGCCCTCGCCTACGCCTACTCGCATCAG ctgctgAAGGCGACTCCGATGGCGGCCCACGCGATCCTGGCGGACCTGCAGTCGGGCCGGAGCCCCTGGTGGTGGACGCCCATCGAGCGCCGCCACGAACCGGAGGGGGCCTACTACCGCCCCGTGGATCCCGTCAGCAAGCCCCGGCCGGCTCTCTCCATCGCCCACCGCGAGATGACGACGCCGACGATGGcgatgacggcggcgacgacgccggcgcggTCGGTGGTCTCGGCCTACTCCAAGCCGAGGTCCGCGAGGCCCTCCAAGGGGGCGGGAGCGGCCCCGCCGCCGTTGAGCCACGCGGGGAGCATGAGCATCCGCGACGACGAGAGCCTGACGAGCTGCCCGGCgttcggcgtcggcggcgtgcCCAACTACATGACGCCGACGCTGTCGGCCTCCGCtaaggcgcgggcgcgggcgcagctgctgctgcagcagcagcagcagaaggcGGCCCAGGAGAAGCCCAGGTTCTCGTTCGGGCTGGGCCAGAGCATCGGGAGCTGGGCCAAGAGCCCGTTCTGGaaggcgccgtcgtcgtcgcgggtgggcacgccggcggcgtcggtggccggcggcgggcggcaccggcggtCGATCAGCGGGCTCAGCGTGGACTCCACCGTGTCCATGCCGGCCGGGCTCGGCAGGAGACCCATCAAGTAG